The proteins below come from a single Miscanthus floridulus cultivar M001 chromosome 1, ASM1932011v1, whole genome shotgun sequence genomic window:
- the LOC136462522 gene encoding uncharacterized protein At5g43822-like, translated as MEAVVRKVQQRVRKAQEEMGQWDDLNTRLLSYFSNAGTVISRLQALGEDKNYGPLRGVPNIREELMGNQMEVLELIFVNAREVLEKFNGIVKALNKALRDNKQMVRGGSALTAKQMQLQVGILPTIAECLDGFQTLCEMHQAEFTLKSSIISLLTWKSSSSDTAVLRQLLVDQPNIPKDEVQSIFDIIFADFVDQLVFDLLKPFPLCSDQAACSGDD; from the exons ATGGAGGCGGTGGTGCGGAAGGTGCAGCAGCGTGTGAGGAAGGCGCAGGAGGAGATGGGCCAGTGGGATGACCTAAACACTCGCCTCCTTTCGTACTTCTCCAATGCCGGCACGGTCATCTCTCGCCTTCAG GCCCTTGGAGAGGACAAGAATTATGGTCCCTTGCGTGGTGTGCCCAACATCAGAGAGGAACTCATGGGGAACCAGATGGAGGTTCTGGAGCTCATTTTCGTTAATGCTAGGGAGGTCCT GGAGAAATTCAATGGCATTGTGAAAGCTTTAAATAAGGCTCTGCGTGATAACAAGCAGATGGTGAGAGGCGGCTCGGCACTCACGGCAAAACAGATGCAGTTACAAGTGGGAATTTTGCCAACGATTGCAGAATGCTTGGATGGATTTCAAACATTATGCGAGATGCACCAGGCAGA GTTTACACTAAAATCATCAATTATATCCTTGCTGACATGGAAGAGCAG TTCCAGTGACACTGCTGTACTACGTCAACTCTTAGTAGACCAGCCAAACATTCCAAAAGATGAAG TCCAGTCCATATTCGACATTATatttgctgactttgttgaccagCTGGTATTTGATTTGTTGAAGCCTTTCCCCCTATGTTCTGATCAAGCTGCCTGCTCAGGTGATGACTGA